In the genome of Pseudomonas putida, one region contains:
- a CDS encoding chemotaxis protein CheA encodes MSFGADEEILQDFLVEAGEILEQLSEQLVELESRPEDADLLNAIFRGFHTVKGGAGFLQLNELVECCHIAENVFDILRKGERRVDAELMDVVLEALDTVNSMFGQVRERSDITPATPELLAALSRLAEPAGAEAPAPAAPTPAVVEAEPVVEPDITDSEFEQLLDSLDAVKAQAEAAEQVQGEVAGSDSDEITDAEFESLLDQLHGKGQFSGQASAALPADSVAAPASDEITDDEFEALLDQLHGKGTFAADALPGTTAQAPAPVEAGANGGDITEHEFEALLDQLHGKGKFSSDAAVAAPEAVAATASAVAKADSKPVAKPEPAPVAKPAAAKPAAPARAAAPAGEKPTASEAETTVRVDTARLDEIMNMVGELVLVRNRLVRLGLNSGDEAMSKAVSNLDVVTADLQTAVMKTRMQPIKKVFGRFPRLVRDLARQLKKEINLELVGEETDLDKNLVEALADPLVHLVRNAVDHGIEMPDEREGTGKARTGRVVLSAEQEGDHILLSISDDGKGMDPNILRAKAVEKGLMDKDAADRLSESDCYNLIFAPGFSTKTEISDVSGRGVGMDVVKTKISQLNGSINIFSAKGQGSKIVIKVPLTLAIMPTLMVMLGNQAFAFPLVNVNEIFHLDLSRTNVVDGQEVVIVRDKALPLFYLKRWLVQDQVHEEQREGHVVILSVGTQRIGFVVDQLVGQEEVVIKPLGKMLQGTPGMSGATITGDGRIALILDVPSMLKRYAARRI; translated from the coding sequence ATGAGCTTCGGCGCCGATGAAGAAATCCTCCAGGATTTCCTGGTAGAGGCCGGCGAAATCCTCGAGCAACTGTCCGAGCAACTGGTCGAGCTAGAAAGCCGACCTGAAGATGCGGACCTGCTCAATGCGATCTTCCGCGGTTTTCACACTGTAAAAGGGGGCGCCGGTTTCCTTCAGCTCAATGAGCTGGTGGAGTGCTGCCATATCGCCGAGAACGTGTTCGACATCCTGCGCAAAGGTGAGCGCCGGGTCGACGCGGAATTGATGGATGTGGTGCTTGAGGCACTGGATACGGTCAACAGCATGTTTGGCCAGGTCCGCGAGCGCAGCGACATCACCCCGGCCACGCCCGAGCTGCTGGCTGCGCTGTCGCGTCTGGCCGAGCCGGCCGGTGCCGAAGCCCCAGCGCCTGCCGCGCCAACGCCGGCCGTTGTCGAAGCCGAGCCTGTTGTGGAGCCCGACATCACCGACAGCGAGTTCGAACAACTGCTCGATTCGCTCGATGCGGTGAAGGCCCAGGCCGAGGCCGCCGAACAGGTGCAGGGCGAGGTCGCGGGCAGCGACAGCGACGAGATCACCGATGCCGAGTTCGAGTCGCTGCTCGATCAGTTGCACGGCAAAGGGCAGTTCTCTGGCCAGGCGTCTGCTGCGCTGCCGGCTGACAGCGTCGCGGCACCGGCCAGCGATGAGATCACCGACGATGAGTTCGAAGCGTTGCTCGACCAGTTGCACGGCAAGGGCACCTTCGCCGCCGATGCACTGCCCGGCACCACGGCGCAAGCGCCTGCGCCGGTCGAGGCGGGCGCCAATGGCGGGGACATCACCGAGCACGAGTTCGAAGCCTTGCTGGACCAACTGCACGGCAAAGGCAAGTTCTCCAGTGACGCGGCCGTAGCCGCGCCTGAGGCCGTGGCTGCCACCGCTTCTGCTGTGGCCAAGGCCGACAGCAAGCCTGTGGCCAAGCCTGAACCGGCACCGGTGGCCAAGCCTGCGGCGGCCAAGCCGGCCGCGCCCGCGCGCGCAGCGGCTCCAGCTGGCGAAAAACCGACGGCCAGTGAAGCGGAAACCACCGTGCGGGTCGATACCGCGCGCCTGGACGAGATCATGAACATGGTCGGCGAACTGGTGCTGGTGCGTAACCGCCTGGTACGCCTGGGCCTGAACAGCGGCGACGAGGCCATGTCCAAGGCCGTGTCCAACCTCGACGTGGTCACCGCCGACCTGCAGACCGCGGTCATGAAGACCCGCATGCAGCCGATCAAGAAAGTCTTCGGCCGCTTCCCGCGCCTGGTTCGCGACCTGGCCCGCCAGCTCAAGAAAGAAATCAACCTGGAGCTGGTCGGTGAGGAAACCGACCTGGACAAGAACCTGGTCGAGGCCCTGGCCGACCCGCTGGTGCACTTGGTGCGCAACGCCGTCGACCACGGCATCGAGATGCCTGACGAGCGCGAAGGCACCGGCAAGGCACGCACCGGCCGCGTGGTGCTGTCGGCCGAGCAGGAGGGCGACCACATCCTGCTGTCGATCTCCGACGACGGCAAGGGCATGGACCCCAATATCTTGCGTGCCAAGGCCGTCGAAAAGGGCCTGATGGACAAGGATGCCGCCGACCGCTTGAGCGAGTCCGATTGCTACAACCTGATCTTCGCCCCGGGCTTCTCCACCAAGACCGAGATCTCCGACGTGTCTGGCCGCGGTGTGGGCATGGACGTGGTCAAGACCAAGATTTCTCAGCTCAACGGCTCGATCAACATCTTCTCGGCCAAGGGTCAGGGTTCGAAGATCGTCATCAAGGTGCCGTTGACCCTGGCGATCATGCCGACCCTGATGGTGATGCTGGGCAACCAGGCGTTCGCCTTCCCGCTGGTCAACGTCAACGAGATCTTCCACCTGGACCTGTCGCGTACCAACGTGGTCGATGGCCAGGAAGTGGTGATCGTGCGTGACAAGGCGCTGCCGCTGTTCTACCTCAAGCGTTGGCTGGTCCAGGACCAGGTGCACGAGGAGCAGCGCGAAGGGCATGTGGTGATCCTTTCGGTCGGCACCCAGCGTATTGGCTTCGTGGTCGATCAGCTGGTGGGCCAGGAAGAGGTGGTGATCAAGCCGCTGGGCAAGATGCTCCAGGGCACCCCGGGCATGTCTGGCGCGACCATCACCGGCGACGGTCGTATTGCGTTGATCCTCGACGTGCCGAGCATGCTCAAGCGTTACGCCGCCCGGCGAATTTGA
- a CDS encoding protein phosphatase CheZ, with translation MEQMNTSLGEFESTLKKHAQELVESLEHGRFGEAVQLIHQLNQTRDRGLYQEVGKLTRELHSAIVSFQIDPRMPQAEEVSQITDATERLSYVVKLTEGAANRTMDLVEASTPLLNDLQAEAQNLSADWQRFMRREVAAPEFRDLVKRVDSFLTQSAEGNRKVAGHLNDILLAQDYQDLTGQVIKRVTALVTEVESNLLKLVLMASQVDRFAGIEHDHQQLRAEKDQEKHPTRGEGPQIHADKREDVVSGQDDVDDLLSSLGF, from the coding sequence ATGGAGCAAATGAACACATCGTTGGGGGAGTTCGAGTCGACCCTGAAGAAACACGCCCAGGAACTGGTCGAGAGCCTCGAGCACGGCCGGTTCGGCGAGGCGGTGCAGCTGATCCATCAGCTGAACCAGACCCGTGACCGTGGCCTGTACCAGGAAGTCGGCAAGCTCACCCGCGAGCTGCACAGTGCGATCGTCAGCTTCCAGATCGACCCGCGTATGCCGCAGGCCGAGGAAGTGTCGCAGATCACCGACGCCACCGAGCGCTTGTCCTATGTGGTCAAGCTGACCGAAGGCGCGGCCAACCGCACCATGGACCTGGTGGAGGCGAGCACGCCGCTGCTCAACGACCTGCAAGCCGAGGCCCAGAACCTGAGCGCCGACTGGCAGCGCTTCATGCGCCGCGAAGTGGCAGCGCCGGAGTTTCGTGACCTGGTCAAGCGTGTCGACAGTTTCCTGACGCAAAGCGCCGAAGGGAACCGCAAGGTCGCCGGCCATCTCAACGACATCCTCCTGGCCCAGGACTACCAAGACCTCACCGGCCAGGTGATCAAACGGGTGACCGCGCTGGTCACCGAAGTCGAAAGCAATTTGCTCAAGCTCGTGCTGATGGCCAGCCAGGTCGACCGTTTTGCCGGTATCGAACATGACCACCAGCAGCTGCGTGCTGAAAAAGATCAAGAAAAACATCCGACTCGGGGTGAAGGTCCGCAGATTCATGCCGATAAGCGTGAAGATGTCGTGTCCGGTCAGGACGACGTCGACGATTTGCTGTCCAGCCTGGGTTTTTAG
- a CDS encoding chemotaxis response regulator CheY — protein MKILIVDDFSTMRRIIKNLLRDLGFTNTEEADDGTTALPMLENGHYDFLVTDWNMPGMSGIDLLRKVRAHDRLKGMPVLMVTAEAKRDQIIEAAQAGVNGYVVKPFTAQVLKEKIEKIFERVNG, from the coding sequence ATGAAAATCCTCATCGTTGACGACTTTTCGACGATGCGGCGGATCATCAAGAACCTGTTGCGTGACCTGGGCTTCACCAACACCGAGGAGGCCGATGACGGCACCACGGCGTTGCCGATGCTGGAAAACGGCCACTACGACTTCCTCGTGACCGACTGGAACATGCCTGGCATGTCTGGCATCGACCTGCTGCGCAAGGTCCGTGCCCATGATCGCCTCAAGGGCATGCCGGTGCTGATGGTGACCGCGGAAGCCAAGCGCGACCAGATCATCGAAGCGGCCCAGGCCGGGGTCAACGGCTATGTGGTCAAGCCTTTCACCGCCCAGGTGCTCAAGGAGAAGATCGAGAAGATCTTCGAACGCGTCAACGGCTGA
- the fliA gene encoding RNA polymerase sigma factor FliA, producing MNASGFKMYSRAARDAQYELVERYAPLVKRIAYHLLARLPANVQVEDLIQAGMIGLLEVANKYDASKGASFETYAGIRIRGAMLDEVRKGDWAPRSVHRNTRMVSDAIRAVEARTGRDAKDHEVAAELQLSLDDYYGILNDTLGSRLFSFDDLLQDGEHEGLHEDGASGQLEPSRDLEDERFQAALTEAIANLPERERLVLALYYDEELNLKEIGEVLGVSESRVSQLHSQCAARLRSRLGEWRAR from the coding sequence ATGAATGCGAGCGGTTTCAAGATGTACAGCCGGGCGGCGCGCGATGCCCAGTACGAACTGGTCGAACGTTATGCCCCGTTGGTCAAGCGCATTGCCTACCACCTGCTGGCGCGCCTGCCGGCCAACGTGCAGGTCGAGGACCTGATCCAGGCGGGCATGATCGGCCTGCTGGAAGTGGCCAACAAATACGACGCCAGCAAGGGCGCGAGCTTCGAAACCTATGCCGGCATCCGCATTCGCGGGGCCATGCTCGACGAGGTGCGCAAGGGGGATTGGGCACCGCGTTCGGTACACCGCAATACCCGTATGGTCAGCGACGCGATACGCGCCGTGGAGGCCAGAACCGGTCGCGACGCTAAAGATCATGAAGTTGCTGCCGAACTCCAATTGAGTCTCGATGATTATTACGGGATTCTGAACGACACCCTGGGCAGTCGCCTGTTCAGCTTCGACGACCTCCTGCAGGACGGCGAGCACGAAGGGCTGCATGAGGATGGCGCCAGTGGCCAGCTGGAACCCTCGCGGGATCTGGAAGACGAGCGCTTCCAGGCTGCGTTGACCGAGGCCATCGCCAACCTGCCGGAGCGTGAGCGTCTGGTGCTGGCGCTGTACTACGACGAGGAGCTGAACCTCAAGGAAATCGGTGAGGTGCTTGGGGTCAGCGAGTCTCGTGTCAGCCAGTTGCACAGCCAGTGCGCCGCGCGCCTGCGCAGCCGTCTCGGGGAATGGCGGGCACGTTGA
- the fleN gene encoding flagellar synthesis regulator FleN: protein MGSMHPVQVIAVTGGKGGVGKTNVSVNLSLALAELGRRVMLLDADLGLANVDVLLGLSPKRTLADVIEGRCELRDVLLQGPGGVRIVPAASGTQNMVHLAPAQHAGLIQAFSEIGDNLDVLVIDTAAGIGDSVVSFVRAAQEVLLVVCDEPTSITDAYALIKLLNRDYGMNRFRVLANMAQSPQEGRNLFAKLTKVTDRFLDVALQYVGAVPYDECVRKAVQKQRAVYEAFPRSKCALAFKAIAQKVDSWPLPANPRGHLEFFVERLVQPTSAGPVL from the coding sequence ATGGGTAGCATGCATCCCGTTCAGGTGATCGCCGTGACCGGCGGTAAAGGTGGCGTGGGCAAGACCAACGTTTCAGTGAACCTGTCCCTGGCGCTGGCCGAGCTCGGCCGCCGGGTCATGTTGCTGGACGCCGACCTGGGCCTGGCCAATGTCGACGTCCTGCTGGGGCTTTCGCCCAAACGTACCCTGGCCGATGTCATCGAAGGGCGCTGCGAGTTGCGCGATGTGCTGTTGCAGGGGCCGGGCGGTGTGCGCATCGTGCCAGCGGCCTCCGGCACCCAGAACATGGTGCACCTGGCGCCAGCCCAGCATGCCGGGCTGATCCAGGCCTTCAGTGAGATCGGTGACAACCTCGATGTGCTGGTGATCGATACCGCTGCGGGGATCGGGGACTCGGTGGTGAGCTTCGTGCGCGCCGCGCAGGAGGTGCTGCTGGTGGTCTGCGACGAGCCGACCTCGATCACCGACGCCTACGCCTTGATCAAGCTGCTCAACCGCGACTACGGCATGAACCGTTTCCGGGTCCTGGCCAACATGGCGCAGAGCCCGCAGGAAGGACGCAACCTGTTTGCCAAGTTGACCAAGGTCACGGATCGCTTCCTGGACGTCGCCCTACAATACGTCGGTGCCGTGCCTTACGACGAATGTGTGCGCAAGGCGGTGCAAAAGCAGCGGGCAGTCTATGAAGCCTTCCCTCGATCCAAGTGTGCGCTGGCGTTCAAGGCTATCGCGCAGAAGGTCGACAGCTGGCCGCTGCCCGCCAACCCGCGCGGGCACCTGGAGTTTTTCGTCGAGCGTCTGGTGCAGCCTACCAGCGCAGGACCGGTACTATGA
- the flhF gene encoding flagellar biosynthesis protein FlhF: protein MQVKRFFAADMRQAMKLVRDELGSDAAIIGNRRIAGGVELTAALDYKLSALAPRVPNIELEDELRKTQTRIATAQAELSTRHESDETGNRQLFAGLSLTASEPLVEPQVDTPAPVAATAPAPVDPRLFDAMRSELSGLRELLEVQLGSLAWSQLQGNKPQQANLWRRLQRIGLSGPIAREALELAGEIEDPRHAWRMILAHLARMIQVPEIEPIEEGGVIAMVGPAGMGKTTTLAKLAARYVLKYGAQHLALVSMDSFRIGAQEQLKTLGRILNVPVTYVDPGQSLAQALDPLLRKRVVLIDTAGLQASDPALRLQLESLAGRGIAAKNYLVLATTSQKQVLTAAYHSYKRCGLAGCILTKLDETASLGEVLSLAISHELPVAYLTDGPRIPDDLQLPRKHQLVSRAVSVQMQDEPSEEAMADMFADLYHNPGKRAG from the coding sequence ATGCAAGTTAAGCGTTTTTTCGCCGCCGATATGCGTCAGGCCATGAAGCTGGTCCGGGATGAGCTTGGCTCCGACGCCGCCATCATCGGCAACCGGCGCATCGCCGGCGGTGTCGAGTTGACGGCCGCGCTGGACTACAAGCTGTCCGCCCTGGCCCCACGCGTGCCGAACATCGAACTCGAGGACGAGCTGCGCAAGACCCAGACGCGTATCGCCACTGCCCAGGCCGAACTGAGCACGCGCCACGAAAGCGACGAGACTGGCAATCGCCAGCTGTTCGCTGGGTTGTCGTTGACCGCTTCCGAGCCACTGGTCGAGCCTCAGGTCGATACGCCGGCGCCGGTCGCTGCCACTGCGCCAGCGCCAGTCGATCCGCGTCTGTTCGATGCCATGCGCTCGGAGCTGTCGGGGCTGCGCGAGTTGCTTGAAGTCCAGCTCGGTTCCCTGGCCTGGAGCCAGTTGCAGGGCAACAAACCGCAGCAGGCCAACCTGTGGCGTCGCCTGCAGCGCATTGGCCTGTCGGGCCCGATCGCTCGCGAGGCGCTGGAACTCGCTGGCGAGATCGAAGACCCTCGGCACGCGTGGCGCATGATCTTGGCCCACCTGGCGCGGATGATCCAGGTTCCCGAGATCGAGCCGATCGAAGAGGGCGGCGTGATCGCCATGGTCGGTCCGGCCGGCATGGGCAAGACCACCACCCTGGCAAAGCTCGCCGCGCGCTATGTGCTCAAGTACGGCGCCCAGCATCTGGCGCTGGTGAGCATGGACAGCTTCCGCATCGGCGCCCAGGAGCAGCTCAAGACGTTGGGGCGCATCCTCAATGTGCCGGTGACCTATGTCGACCCGGGCCAGTCCCTGGCCCAGGCGCTCGATCCGCTGCTGCGCAAGCGCGTGGTGCTGATCGACACCGCTGGCCTGCAGGCCAGCGACCCGGCTCTGCGGCTGCAGTTGGAGAGCCTCGCCGGGCGCGGCATTGCCGCCAAGAACTACCTGGTACTGGCCACCACCAGCCAGAAACAGGTGCTGACCGCCGCCTACCACAGCTACAAGCGTTGTGGCCTGGCCGGCTGCATCCTGACCAAACTCGATGAAACGGCCAGCCTCGGTGAAGTGCTGAGCCTTGCCATCAGTCACGAATTGCCCGTGGCCTATCTGACCGATGGACCGCGCATTCCTGACGACCTGCAATTGCCGCGCAAACATCAATTGGTCAGCCGTGCGGTCAGTGTGCAGATGCAGGACGAGCCCAGCGAAGAGGCGATGGCCGACATGTTCGCTGATCTCTACCACAACCCAGGCAAGCGTGCGGGTTGA
- the flhA gene encoding flagellar biosynthesis protein FlhA — protein sequence MDRTQLINSARNNLAGLGRGNLGVPLLLLVMMAMMMLPIPPFLLDVFFTFNIALSIVVLLVCVYALRPLDFAAFPTILLVATLLRLALNVASTRVVMLHGQEGHGAAGKVIQAFGEVVIGGNYVVGAVVFAILMIINFVVVTKGAGRISEVSARFTLDAMPGKQMAIDADLNAGLIDQTQAKARRAEVAQEAEFYGSMDGASKFVRGDAIAGMLILFINLIGGMLIGILQHGMSAGEAGKVYALLTIGDGLVAQLPSLLLSTAAAIMVTRASSAEDMGKLINRQMFDSPKALGVSAALMIVMGLVPGMPHVAFLGLGAAAGGGAYLVWRRQQQAKLKAQEEAQRQQDLLPSPQRALETKELGWDDVTPIDMIGLEVGYRLIPLVDRNQGGQLLARIKGVRKKLSQDLGFLMPTVHIRDNLDLQPSAYRLTLMGVILAEAEIYPDRELAINPGQVFGTLNGIAARDPAFGLEAVWIDVGQRAQAQSLGYTVVDASTVVATHLNQILQKHCHELIGHEEVQQLLQVLAKGSPKLAEELVPGVISLSGLLKVLQALLAEQVPVRDIRSIAEAIANNAGKSQDTAALVAAVRVGLCRAIVQSIVGVESELPVITLEPRLEQILLNSLQRAGQGQEDGVLLEPSMAEKLQRSLIEAAQRQEMQGLPAILLVAGPIRAMLSRFGRLAVPNLHVLAYQEIPDNKQVTIVATVGPNG from the coding sequence GTGGATCGCACTCAGTTAATCAACAGCGCCCGAAACAACCTGGCTGGTCTTGGCCGGGGCAATCTGGGCGTGCCGCTGTTGCTGCTGGTGATGATGGCAATGATGATGTTGCCGATTCCACCGTTCCTGCTCGACGTCTTCTTCACCTTCAACATCGCCTTGTCGATCGTCGTCCTGCTGGTCTGCGTGTATGCCCTGCGTCCGCTGGATTTCGCGGCGTTTCCCACCATCTTGCTCGTGGCGACGTTGCTGCGTCTTGCCCTGAACGTGGCGTCCACACGTGTGGTCATGCTCCACGGCCAAGAAGGCCACGGCGCTGCGGGCAAGGTGATCCAGGCCTTCGGTGAAGTGGTGATCGGTGGCAACTACGTGGTCGGTGCGGTGGTGTTCGCCATCCTGATGATCATCAACTTTGTCGTGGTCACCAAGGGTGCCGGGCGTATATCCGAGGTGAGCGCACGTTTCACCCTCGACGCAATGCCAGGCAAGCAGATGGCCATCGACGCCGACCTCAACGCCGGCCTGATCGACCAGACCCAGGCCAAGGCCCGACGCGCCGAAGTCGCCCAGGAGGCTGAGTTCTACGGCTCGATGGACGGTGCCAGCAAATTCGTTCGCGGTGACGCCATCGCCGGCATGCTGATCCTGTTCATCAACCTCATCGGCGGCATGCTCATCGGTATCCTGCAGCACGGAATGTCGGCCGGCGAGGCGGGCAAGGTCTACGCCTTGCTCACCATCGGTGACGGTTTGGTGGCGCAGCTGCCCTCGCTGCTGCTGTCCACCGCCGCCGCGATCATGGTGACCCGAGCCTCCAGCGCCGAAGACATGGGCAAGCTGATCAACCGGCAGATGTTCGACTCGCCCAAGGCGTTGGGCGTTTCGGCTGCGCTGATGATCGTCATGGGCTTGGTTCCGGGCATGCCGCACGTTGCTTTCCTGGGGCTTGGTGCGGCGGCCGGGGGTGGTGCCTATCTGGTGTGGCGACGTCAGCAGCAGGCCAAGCTCAAGGCCCAGGAGGAAGCCCAGCGCCAGCAGGATCTGCTGCCCTCGCCACAGCGCGCCCTGGAAACCAAGGAACTGGGCTGGGACGATGTGACGCCCATTGACATGATCGGCCTGGAAGTCGGTTACCGCCTGATTCCATTGGTGGATCGCAACCAGGGTGGCCAACTGCTTGCGCGGATCAAGGGGGTGCGCAAGAAGCTGTCCCAGGACCTGGGCTTCCTCATGCCCACGGTGCATATCCGCGACAACCTGGACCTGCAGCCGAGCGCCTACCGTCTGACCCTGATGGGGGTGATCCTGGCTGAGGCCGAGATCTACCCGGACCGGGAACTGGCCATCAATCCGGGCCAGGTCTTCGGCACGCTCAACGGGATCGCTGCGCGCGACCCGGCGTTTGGCCTGGAGGCGGTGTGGATCGATGTCGGCCAGCGCGCCCAGGCTCAGTCGCTGGGCTACACCGTGGTCGATGCCAGCACCGTGGTAGCCACCCACCTCAACCAGATCCTGCAGAAGCATTGCCATGAACTGATCGGCCATGAAGAGGTCCAGCAACTGTTGCAGGTATTGGCCAAAGGTTCGCCTAAACTTGCCGAGGAACTGGTGCCGGGCGTCATTTCGTTGTCAGGCTTGCTCAAGGTCCTGCAGGCGCTGTTGGCCGAGCAGGTTCCGGTGCGGGATATCCGCAGCATCGCCGAGGCAATCGCCAACAATGCCGGCAAGAGTCAAGATACCGCCGCGCTGGTTGCGGCAGTGCGCGTCGGATTGTGTCGCGCCATCGTGCAAAGCATTGTCGGTGTTGAGTCCGAGCTGCCTGTGATCACCCTTGAACCAAGGTTGGAACAGATTTTGCTCAATAGTCTGCAAAGGGCCGGGCAAGGCCAGGAAGACGGTGTTCTCCTGGAGCCGAGCATGGCCGAGAAGCTACAGCGTTCGCTGATCGAAGCGGCCCAGCGCCAGGAGATGCAAGGGCTGCCGGCCATTCTTCTGGTCGCCGGCCCCATCCGCGCCATGCTGTCGCGATTCGGCCGCCTGGCTGTACCGAATTTGCATGTTCTGGCGTATCAGGAAATACCTGACAACAAGCAAGTCACCATCGTTGCCACCGTGGGCCCCAACGGCTGA